A region of Ictidomys tridecemlineatus isolate mIctTri1 chromosome 4, mIctTri1.hap1, whole genome shotgun sequence DNA encodes the following proteins:
- the LOC101955274 gene encoding olfactory receptor 5D16, with protein MFLKERNLTSEATFTLLGFSDYPELQVPLFLVFLAIYTFSVVGNLGMIVIIRINPKLHTPMYFFLSHLSFADFCYSSIIAPKMLVNLVVQDRTISLSGCMAQFFFFCTFVVTELILFAVMAYDRFVAVCNPLLYTVVMSQRLCAMLVFGSYAWGVACSLTLTCSALKLYFQGFNTINHFFCELSSLISLSCSDSYLSQLLLFTVATFNEISTLLIILTSYLFIIATALKMRSASGHRKVFSTCASHLTAISIFHGTILFLYCVPNSKNSRHTVKVASVFYTVVIPMLNPLIYSLRNKDVKDTVNKLMHTKRFSY; from the coding sequence ATGTTTCTGAAAGAGAGAAATCTAACCTCTGAGGCCACCTTCACCCTCTTGGGCTTCTCAGATTACCCAGAACTGCAAGTTCCCCTGTTCTTAGTATTTCTGGCGATCTACACCTTCAGTGTGGTAGGGAACCTTGGGATGATTGTGATCATCAGAATTAACCCCAAATTGCACACTCCCATGTATTTTTTCCTCAGCCACCTCTCATTTGCAGATTTCTGCTATTCTTCCATTATTGctcccaagatgctggtgaaTCTAGTTGTACAAGACAGAACTATTTCGCTTTCAGGCTGCATGgcacagttctttttcttttgcaccTTTGTTGTTACTGAATTAATTCTATTTgctgtgatggcctatgaccgctttgTGGCTGTTTGTAACCCCCTTCTGTATACCGTGGTAATGTCCCAGAGACTCTGCGCCATGCTGGTGTTTGGATCCTATGCATGGGGAGTAGCATGTTCCTTGACCCTTACATGTtctgctttaaaattatattttcagggTTTCAACACAATCAATCACTTCTTCTGTGAGTTATCCTCCCTGATATCCCTCTCCTGCTCTGATTCTTACCTCAGTCAGTTGCTTCTTTTCACTGTTGCCACTTTTAATGAGATAAGCACACTGCTCATCATTCTTACCTCGTATCTGTTCATTATTGCCACTGCCCTGAAGATGCGATCAGCCAGTGGACATCGCAAAGTCTTCTCCACCTGTGCCTCTCACCTGACCGCCATCTCCATCTTCCATGGCACCATCCTGTTCCTCTACTGTGTGCCTAACTCCAAGAACTCCAGGCACACGGTCAAAGTGGCCTCTGTGTTTTACACAGTGGTAATCCCCATGTTGAACCCCCTGATCTACAGTCTGAGAAATAAGGATGTCAAGGACACAGTCAATAAACTAATGCACACCAAACGTTTTTCATATTGA
- the LOC144376638 gene encoding LOW QUALITY PROTEIN: olfactory receptor 5L1-like (The sequence of the model RefSeq protein was modified relative to this genomic sequence to represent the inferred CDS: substituted 1 base at 1 genomic stop codon), which produces MIMAKXNCTSVTEFILLGLSDVPELRVLLFLVFLLIYGVTVLANLGMVALIQVSSQLHTPMYFFLSHLSLVDFCYSSIIVPKMLANIFTKDKAISFQGCIAQLYLFCTYAITEVFLLAVMAYDRFVAICNPLLYMVIMSQKLCAGLVSGCYLYASICSLIHLCLTLEIPFYRSNVINHFFCDLPPLLNLACSDVTVNEMLLFIVVNFNEVFTITIILTSYLFILITILKMRSAEGRRKAFSTCASHLTAIVVFHGTILFIYCQPSSGTSLDIDKVTTVFYTVVIPMLNPLIYSLRNKDVKEALRNVLYSKILSKTI; this is translated from the coding sequence ATGATAATGGCCAAATAAAACTGCACCTCTGTGACAGAGTTCATTCTGCTGGGATTGTCAGATGTCCCCGAGCTGAGAGTCCTCCTCTTCCTGGTGTTCCTTCTCATCTATGGAGTCACAGTTTTGGCcaacctgggcatggtggcactgatCCAGGTCAGCTCTCAGCTGCACActcccatgtactttttcctcagccacTTGTCCCTTGTGGACTTCTGCTACTCCTCAATCATAGTGCCCAAAATGCTGGCCAACATCTTTACCAAGGACAAAGCTATTTCTTTCCAGGGCTGCATTGCACAActctatttattttgtacttatgCAATTACAGAGGTCTTCCTGCTGgcagtgatggcctatgaccgcttcGTGGCCATCTGCAACCCACTGCTGTACATGGTCATCATGTCCCAGAAGCTCTGTGCAGGGCTGGTCTCTGGCTGTTACCTCTATGCATCTATTTGTTCTCTGATTCATTTGTGCTTAACTCTGGAGATCCCATTCTACAGGTCAAATGTGATCAATCACTTCTTCTGTGATCTACCTCCCCTCTTAAATCTTGCATGCTCTGATGTCACTGTGAATGAGATGTTGTTGTTCATTGTGGTCAATTTCAATGAAGTCTTCACCATTACAATCATACTTACCTCCTACCTGTTCATTCTCATCACCATCCTGAAGATGCGCTCTGCAGAGGGGAGGCGCAAAgccttttccacctgtgcctCCCACCTCACAGCCATTGTTGTCTTCCATGGAACAATCCTGTTCATTTATTGCCAGCCCAGTTCTGGCACTAGTCTGGATATTGACAAAGTGACCACAGTATTCTACACTGTGGTgatccccatgctgaaccccctgatctacagcctgaggaacaaggatGTGAAAGAAGCTCTCAGAAATGTGCTGTACTCCAAAATATTATCAAAGACAATTTGA
- the LOC101955566 gene encoding olfactory receptor 5L1 yields MTETNCTTVTEFILLGLSDVPELRVLLFLVFLLIYGVTVLANLGMVALIQVSSQLHTPMYFFLSHLSLVDFCYSSIIVPKMLANIFTKDKAISFQGCMAQLYLFCTYAITEVFLLAVMAYDRFVAICNPLLYMVIMSQKLCAGLVSGCYLLASVCALIHLCLTLEIPLYSSNVINHFFCDLPPLLNLACSDVTVNELLLFILVNFNEVFTITIILTSYLFILITILKMRSAEGRRKAFSTCASHLTAIVVFHGTILFIYCQPSSGTSLDIDKVTTVFYTVVIPMLNPLIYSLRNKDVKEALRKVVDSKILSFILT; encoded by the coding sequence ATGACTGAGACAAACTGCACCACTGTGACAGAGTTCATTCTGCTGGGATTGTCAGATGTCCCCGAGCTGAGAGTCCTCCTCTTCCTGGTGTTCCTTCTCATCTATGGAGTCACAGTTTTGGCcaacctgggcatggtggcactgatCCAGGTCAGCTCTCAGCTGCACActcccatgtactttttcctcagccacTTGTCCCTTGTGGACTTCTGCTACTCCTCAATCATAGTGCCCAAAATGCTGGCCAACATCTTTACCAAGGACAAAGCCATTTCCTTCCAGGGCTGCATGGCGCAActctatttattttgtacttatgCAATTACAGAGGTCTTCCTGCTGgcagtgatggcctatgaccgcttcGTGGCCATCTGCAACCCACTGCTGTACATGGTCATCATGTCCCAGAAGCTCTGTGCAGGGCTGGTCTCTGGCTGTTATCTGTTAGCATCAGTGTGTGCTCTGATTCACTTGTGCTTAACCCTTGAGATACCACTCTACAGTTCAAATGTGATCAATCACTTCTTCTGTGACTTACCCCCACTCTTAAATCTTGCTTGTTCTGATGTCACTGTAAATGAGTTGCTGTTATTCATTTTGGTCAATTTCAATGAGGTCTTTACCATCACAAtcatcctcacctcctacctgtTCATTCTCATCACCATCCTGAAGATGCGCTCTGCAGAGGGGAGGCGCAAAGCTTTTTCCACCTGTGCCTCCCACCTCACAGCCATCGTTGTCTTCCATGGAACAATCCTGTTCATTTATTGCCAGCCCAGTTCTGGCACTAGTCTGGATATTGACAAAGTGACCACAGTGTTCTACACGGTGGTgatccccatgctgaaccccctgatctacagcctgaggaacaaggatGTGAAAGAAGCTCTCAGAAAAGTTGTGGattctaaaatattatcatttatattaacataa